A section of the Struthio camelus isolate bStrCam1 chromosome 18, bStrCam1.hap1, whole genome shotgun sequence genome encodes:
- the ZNF335 gene encoding zinc finger protein 335 isoform X1: MEENEVESSSDAAPQAGREEPSESGLGAETSEAVSADSSDAASAPGLLAQADDSGVGQSSDSSGVSLEEVSESSSSTDAIPRIYLPDSSSIAQSTLVSSVSTVSQSIMVSESPQVLVHSSVITDGATIVSDSTASTSSDLGSAIDKIIESTIGPDIIQSCIAVTSAEDGGAETTQYLILQGPDDGAPMVSQMATSALANSLAIEAVAEGPTSTCLDQPGPSEQSEVLELPTQPDQVREADGGEELDQPDMETLEEMMEVVVVQQFKCKMCQYKSVSKKTLINHMKERHFQPVASALALKKGRPRKGGPAPKTAEEEVPEEDDDDDIMDAGAIDDPEEDSDYNPAEDEPRGRQPKYSRTVPTSSEERPRRRPGRPRKFPRLEDMPQDVPEGGEVEPLVTSQSTQSCELQNSEAASSSGLENGTSESLAEPSISQSDSENKDPSSNTGPEEADVIPRRRGRPSRRFLGKKYRKYMGRRYYYKSPKPLMRPYLCRICGSRFLTHDDLRFHVNSHEANDPQLFKCLQCSYRSRRWSSLKEHMFNHVGSKPYKCEECNYTSVYKKDVIRHSTVHSRDRKKRADPPPKLNSFPCPVCNRIYPMQKRLTQHMKTHSTEKPHMCDKCGKSFKKRYTFKMHLLTHIQAIANRRFKCEFCEYVCEDKKILLNHQLSHMNDKPYKCSFCKYSTFREDFLVSHMAVKHTGGKPFACEFCHFTTKHKKNLRLHVHCRHADCFEEWAQRHPEEPPCRRRPFFTLQQIEELKQQHSQVQAPAEPEPSPPVPLGPVTYHAVQALPGAEPPILSQDSLGGATIIYEQGVAGSAELATQTALDLLLNMSTQRELATGSLQVAVVKPDDSGEVQASGESQTEEEGAEMDHSEQQQQQQKVVTLHMAEPGETLVQEAYEEATLGGSELQQITIPFGGTTEYSIITPISEEIQAPGTLYSEEESPTETSHAVVVSEAVMTEALKDHNNHYIMSSSVPGNQFHHIEPLSGDTAFPSPAEGQEAQAAGVKWPLVQCVTRQLQKDSSLSPASEGREISSPKVKWPALPGMAKKLSCKVSTAKKLSCKISTAKKFSCKICTAMFTGRAEMESHKRAHIGPSTFKCPDCPFTAALWPEVRSHMVQHANLRPHKCTHCSFASKNKKDLRRHMLTHTNEKPFACQICGQRFNRNGHLKFHMQRLHSSEGKRPGAPAAAAQQTIILNSDEDTLATLQTALQSGQAVLAPERLQQALGQEHIIVAQEQSIASQEEATYIQEITTADGQTVQHLVTSDNQVQYIIAQDGVQHLLPHEYVVVPEGHHIQVQDGQITHIQYEQGSQFLQEPQIQYMPVSPEQQLVTQAQLEAAAHSAVTAVADAAMAQAQGMFTAEATAEQIQQLQQGIHYDVITLAD; this comes from the exons ATGGAGGAGAATGAAGTGGAGAGCAGCAGCGACGCGGCGCCCCAGGCGGGGCGCGAGGAGCCCTCGGAGAGCGGCCTCGGCGCGGAGACGTCGGAGGCCGTGTCTGCGGACAGCAGCGAcgccgcctcggcccccggcCTCCTGGCGCAAGCAGACGACTCGGGCGTGGGTCAGAGCTCGGACAGCAGCGGGGTCTCCTTG GAAGAGGTGTCCgagagcagctccagcacagaTGCAATTCCCCGGATTTACCTGCCAGATTCTTCCTCCATTGCCCAGTCtaccctggtctccagtgtctccACAGTGAGCCAATCCATCATGGTGTCAGAGTCCCCACAGGTCTTGGTTCACTCCAGCGTCATCACTGACGGAGCCACAATTGTGTCAGACTCCACTGCATCCACTTCCTCAGACCTAGGTTCTGCTATAGACAAAATCATCGAGTCTACAATTGGGCCTGACATCATCCAGA gctgCATCGCTGTGACGAGCGCTGAGGATGGTGGTGCAGAGACTACGCAGTACCTCATTTTGCAAGGACCTGATGACG GTGCCCCCATGGTGTCCCAAATGGCCACTTCTGCTCTGGCCAATAGCTTGGCGATAGAAGCTGTTGCCGAGGGACCAACCTCCACGTGCCTTGACCAGCCAGGCCCTTCTGAGCAGTCTGAAGTACTGGAGCTGCCCACACAGCCAGATCAGGTCCGAGAGGCAGATGGTggggaggagctggatcagccaGACATGGAGACCTTGGAAGAGatgatggaggtggtggtggtgcagcAATTCAAGTGCAAGATGTGTCAGTACAAGAGTGTCTCCAAGAAAACGCTAATCAACCACATGAAAGAGCGGCACTTCCAGCCAG TGGCTTCAGCTTTGGCTTTGAAGAAGGGGCGTCCGCGGAAAGGGGGTCCTGCTCCAAAGACTGCAGAGGAGGAGGTCCcagaggaagatgatgatgatgatatcaTGGATGCTGGTGCTATTGATGACCCTGAAG AGGATAGTGACTATAACCCAGCTGAGGATGAGCCTCGTGGACGACAGCCCAAGTACAGCCGCACTGTCCCCACGTCCAGTGAGGAGAGGCCACGGCGACGCCCAGGGAGACCCCGCAAGTTTCCTCGTCTGGAAGACATGCCTCAGGACGTGCCTGAAG GAGGGGAGGTGGAGCCCTTAGTGACATCCCAAAGCACGCAGAGCTGTGAACTGCAGAACTCAGAAGCAGCCAGTTCCTCTGGACTGGAGAACGGGACCAGCGAGAGCCTGGCAGAGCCCAGCATTAGCCAGTCTGACTCTGAGAACAAGGATCCTTCCTCCAACACCGGCCCCGAGGAGGCGGATGTCATCCCCAGGAGGCGAGGCCGGCCCTCTCGCCGCTTCCTGGGCAAGAAATACCGCAAGTACATGGGGCgcag GTACTACTATAAGTCACCCAAGCCTCTGATGAGGCCATATCTGTGTCGGATCTGTGGCTCACGTTTTCTCACACATGATGATCTGCGCTTCCATGTCAACTCACACGAGGCCAATGACCCACAGCTCTTCAAGTGTCTTCAGTGCAGCTACCGCTCCCGACGCTGGTCCTCCCTCAAG GAACACATGTTCAACCATGTGGGCAGCAAGCCGTACAAGTGTGAGGAGTGTAATTATACCAGTGTGTACAAGAAGGACGTCATCCGCCACTCCACAGTACACAGTCGGGACAG gaaaaagagagCTGATCCG CCCCCAAAGCTGAACTCCTTCCCGTGCCCTGTATGCAATCGTATCTACCCCATGCAGAAGAGACTTACTCAGCACATGAAAACACATAGCACGGAGAAGCCGCACATGTGTGACAAG tgtggGAAGTCCTTTAAGAAGCGCTACACCTTCAAAATGCACCTGCTGACACACATCCAGGCCATTGCTAACCGCAG GTTCAAGTGCGAGTTCTGCGAGTATGTCTGCGAGGACAAAAAGATCCTGCTGAACCACCAGCTGTCGCACATGAACGACAAGCCCTACAAGTGCAGCTTCTGCAAGTACTCCACCTTCCGGGAGGACTTTCTGGTCTCGCACATGGCTGTCAAGCACACGG gaggaaagccGTTTGCTTGTGAGTTCTGTCACTTCACCACAAAGCATAAAAAGAACTTGCGTCTCCATGTGCACTGCCGGCACGCTGACTGCTTTGAAGAGTGGGCACAGCGGCATCCCGAAgagccgccctgccgccgccgccccttctTCACCCTGCAGCAGATCgaggagctgaagcagcagcatAGCCAGGTGcaggcccctgctgagccagagcCTAGCCCCCCG GTCCCTCTTGGCCCTGTGACCTACCATGCGGTCCAGGCTCTCCCAGGAGCAGAGCCCCCCATTCTTTCCCAGGATTCCCTGGGAGGGGCCACCATCATTTATGAACAAG GTGTGGCTGGATCGGCAGAGCTAGCCACGCAGACCGCGCTGGATCTCCTGCTGAACATGAGCACTCAGCGAGAGCTGGCCACAGGCTCTCTGCAG GTGGCAGTGGTGAAGCCGGATGACTCAGGAGAAGTGCAGGCATCAGGTGAGTCACAGACAGAGGAGGAGGGGGCAGAGATGGATCActccgagcagcagcagcagcagcagaaggtggTGACGCTGCACATGGCAGAGCCTGGGGAGACGCTGGTGCAGGAGGCTTATGAGGAGGCGACCTTGGGTggctcagagctgcagcagatcACTATCCCCTTTGGTGGGACAACAGAGTACAGCATCATTACCCCCATCAGCGAGGAGATCCAGGCTCCAGGCACACTATACAG TGAGGAGGAAAGCCCTACAGAGACCTCTCATGCAGTCGTGGTGAGCGAAGCTGTGATGACTGAAGCTCTGAAGGACCATAACAATCACTATATCATGTCATCCAGTGTCCCAGGGAATCAGTTCCATCACATTGAG cCTCTCAGTGGAGACACTGCCTTTCCCTCACCAGCAGAGGGCCAGGAGGCACAGGCTGCTGGTGTCAAGTGGCCTTTGGTGCAGTGTGTCACCAGGCAGCTCCAGAAGGATTCATCTTTGTCCCCAGCCTCCGAAGGGCGGGAAATCTCATCCCCAAAGGTCAAGTGGCCTGCACTCCCAGGCATGGCCAAGAAGCTCTCGTGCAAGGTTTCTACAGCCAAGAAGCTCTCATGCAAGATTTCCACAGCCAAAAAGTTTTCATGCAAGATTTGCACAGCCATGTTTACAGGGAGAGCAGAAATGGAGAGTCACAAGAGAGCCCACATTGGGCCCAGCACCTTCAAGTGTCCTGACTGTCCGTTCACTGCAGCTCTCTGGCCAGAGGTTCGG AGCCACATGGTTCAGCATGCCAACCTTCGGCCACACAAGTGCACCCACTGCAGCTTTGCTTCCAAGAACAAGAAAGACCTGCGCAGGCACATGTTAACACACACCAACGAGAAGCCCTTTGCCTGCCAGATCTGTGGGCAGAG GTTCAACCGTAATGGGCACCTCAAGTTCCACATGCAGCGTTTGCACAGCTCGGAGGGGAAGAGGCCTGGGgcacctgcagctgctgcccagcaGACCATCATTCTGAACAGTGACGAGGACACGCTGGCCACCCTGCAGA CGGCTCTGCAGTCTGGTCAGGCGGTGCTCGCTCCCGAGCGCCTGCAGCAGGCTCTGGGACAGGAACACATCATCGTTGCTCAGGAGCAAAGCATCGCAAGCCAG GAGGAGGCTACATACATCCAGGAGATCACAACTGCTGATGGACAGACAGTACAGCACTTAGTGACATCCGACAACCAG GTTCAGTACATCATTGCCCAGGATGGCGTACAGCACTTGCTTCCCCATGAGTATGTTGTTGTCCCAGAGGGACATCACATCCAG GTACAGGATGGCCAGATCACCCACATCCAGTATGAACAGGGCAGCCAGTTTCTCCAGGAGCCACAG ATCCAGTATATGCCTGTCTCACCTGAGCAGCAGCTTGTCACTCAggctcagctggaagcagctgcaCACTCGGCAGTCACAG CAGTGGCTGATGCCGCGATGGCCCAGGCCCAGGGCATGTTCACCGCAGAGGCAACGGCCGAGCAgatccagcagctgcagcaggggatCCACTACGATGTCATCACGCTGGCAGATTAG
- the ZNF335 gene encoding zinc finger protein 335 isoform X7 translates to MEENEVESSSDAAPQAGREEPSESGLGAETSEAVSADSSDAASAPGLLAQADDSGVGQSSDSSGVSLEEVSESSSSTDAIPRIYLPDSSSIAQSTLVSSVSTVSQSIMVSESPQVLVHSSVITDGATIVSDSTASTSSDLGSAIDKIIESTIGPDIIQSCIAVTSAEDGGAETTQYLILQGPDDGAPMVSQMATSALANSLAIEAVAEGPTSTCLDQPGPSEQSEVLELPTQPDQVREADGGEELDQPDMETLEEMMEVVVVQQFKCKMCQYKSVSKKTLINHMKERHFQPVASALALKKGRPRKGGPAPKTAEEEVPEEDDDDDIMDAGAIDDPEEDSDYNPAEDEPRGRQPKYSRTVPTSSEERPRRRPGRPRKFPRLEDMPQDVPEGGEVEPLVTSQSTQSCELQNSEAASSSGLENGTSESLAEPSISQSDSENKDPSSNTGPEEADVIPRRRGRPSRRFLGKKYRKYYYKSPKPLMRPYLCRICGSRFLTHDDLRFHVNSHEANDPQLFKCLQCSYRSRRWSSLKEHMFNHVGSKPYKCEECNYTSVYKKDVIRHSTVHSRDRKKRADPPPKLNSFPCPVCNRIYPMQKRLTQHMKTHSTEKPHMCDKCGKSFKKRYTFKMHLLTHIQAIANRRFKCEFCEYVCEDKKILLNHQLSHMNDKPYKCSFCKYSTFREDFLVSHMAVKHTGGKPFACEFCHFTTKHKKNLRLHVHCRHADCFEEWAQRHPEEPPCRRRPFFTLQQIEELKQQHSQVQAPAEPEPSPPALPGAEPPILSQDSLGGATIIYEQGVAGSAELATQTALDLLLNMSTQRELATGSLQVAVVKPDDSGEVQASGESQTEEEGAEMDHSEQQQQQQKVVTLHMAEPGETLVQEAYEEATLGGSELQQITIPFGGTTEYSIITPISEEIQAPGTLYSEEESPTETSHAVVVSEAVMTEALKDHNNHYIMSSSVPGNQFHHIEPLSGDTAFPSPAEGQEAQAAGVKWPLVQCVTRQLQKDSSLSPASEGREISSPKVKWPALPGMAKKLSCKVSTAKKLSCKISTAKKFSCKICTAMFTGRAEMESHKRAHIGPSTFKCPDCPFTAALWPEVRSHMVQHANLRPHKCTHCSFASKNKKDLRRHMLTHTNEKPFACQICGQRFNRNGHLKFHMQRLHSSEGKRPGAPAAAAQQTIILNSDEDTLATLQTALQSGQAVLAPERLQQALGQEHIIVAQEQSIASQEEATYIQEITTADGQTVQHLVTSDNQVQYIIAQDGVQHLLPHEYVVVPEGHHIQVQDGQITHIQYEQGSQFLQEPQIQYMPVSPEQQLVTQAQLEAAAHSAVTAVADAAMAQAQGMFTAEATAEQIQQLQQGIHYDVITLAD, encoded by the exons ATGGAGGAGAATGAAGTGGAGAGCAGCAGCGACGCGGCGCCCCAGGCGGGGCGCGAGGAGCCCTCGGAGAGCGGCCTCGGCGCGGAGACGTCGGAGGCCGTGTCTGCGGACAGCAGCGAcgccgcctcggcccccggcCTCCTGGCGCAAGCAGACGACTCGGGCGTGGGTCAGAGCTCGGACAGCAGCGGGGTCTCCTTG GAAGAGGTGTCCgagagcagctccagcacagaTGCAATTCCCCGGATTTACCTGCCAGATTCTTCCTCCATTGCCCAGTCtaccctggtctccagtgtctccACAGTGAGCCAATCCATCATGGTGTCAGAGTCCCCACAGGTCTTGGTTCACTCCAGCGTCATCACTGACGGAGCCACAATTGTGTCAGACTCCACTGCATCCACTTCCTCAGACCTAGGTTCTGCTATAGACAAAATCATCGAGTCTACAATTGGGCCTGACATCATCCAGA gctgCATCGCTGTGACGAGCGCTGAGGATGGTGGTGCAGAGACTACGCAGTACCTCATTTTGCAAGGACCTGATGACG GTGCCCCCATGGTGTCCCAAATGGCCACTTCTGCTCTGGCCAATAGCTTGGCGATAGAAGCTGTTGCCGAGGGACCAACCTCCACGTGCCTTGACCAGCCAGGCCCTTCTGAGCAGTCTGAAGTACTGGAGCTGCCCACACAGCCAGATCAGGTCCGAGAGGCAGATGGTggggaggagctggatcagccaGACATGGAGACCTTGGAAGAGatgatggaggtggtggtggtgcagcAATTCAAGTGCAAGATGTGTCAGTACAAGAGTGTCTCCAAGAAAACGCTAATCAACCACATGAAAGAGCGGCACTTCCAGCCAG TGGCTTCAGCTTTGGCTTTGAAGAAGGGGCGTCCGCGGAAAGGGGGTCCTGCTCCAAAGACTGCAGAGGAGGAGGTCCcagaggaagatgatgatgatgatatcaTGGATGCTGGTGCTATTGATGACCCTGAAG AGGATAGTGACTATAACCCAGCTGAGGATGAGCCTCGTGGACGACAGCCCAAGTACAGCCGCACTGTCCCCACGTCCAGTGAGGAGAGGCCACGGCGACGCCCAGGGAGACCCCGCAAGTTTCCTCGTCTGGAAGACATGCCTCAGGACGTGCCTGAAG GAGGGGAGGTGGAGCCCTTAGTGACATCCCAAAGCACGCAGAGCTGTGAACTGCAGAACTCAGAAGCAGCCAGTTCCTCTGGACTGGAGAACGGGACCAGCGAGAGCCTGGCAGAGCCCAGCATTAGCCAGTCTGACTCTGAGAACAAGGATCCTTCCTCCAACACCGGCCCCGAGGAGGCGGATGTCATCCCCAGGAGGCGAGGCCGGCCCTCTCGCCGCTTCCTGGGCAAGAAATACCGCAA GTACTACTATAAGTCACCCAAGCCTCTGATGAGGCCATATCTGTGTCGGATCTGTGGCTCACGTTTTCTCACACATGATGATCTGCGCTTCCATGTCAACTCACACGAGGCCAATGACCCACAGCTCTTCAAGTGTCTTCAGTGCAGCTACCGCTCCCGACGCTGGTCCTCCCTCAAG GAACACATGTTCAACCATGTGGGCAGCAAGCCGTACAAGTGTGAGGAGTGTAATTATACCAGTGTGTACAAGAAGGACGTCATCCGCCACTCCACAGTACACAGTCGGGACAG gaaaaagagagCTGATCCG CCCCCAAAGCTGAACTCCTTCCCGTGCCCTGTATGCAATCGTATCTACCCCATGCAGAAGAGACTTACTCAGCACATGAAAACACATAGCACGGAGAAGCCGCACATGTGTGACAAG tgtggGAAGTCCTTTAAGAAGCGCTACACCTTCAAAATGCACCTGCTGACACACATCCAGGCCATTGCTAACCGCAG GTTCAAGTGCGAGTTCTGCGAGTATGTCTGCGAGGACAAAAAGATCCTGCTGAACCACCAGCTGTCGCACATGAACGACAAGCCCTACAAGTGCAGCTTCTGCAAGTACTCCACCTTCCGGGAGGACTTTCTGGTCTCGCACATGGCTGTCAAGCACACGG gaggaaagccGTTTGCTTGTGAGTTCTGTCACTTCACCACAAAGCATAAAAAGAACTTGCGTCTCCATGTGCACTGCCGGCACGCTGACTGCTTTGAAGAGTGGGCACAGCGGCATCCCGAAgagccgccctgccgccgccgccccttctTCACCCTGCAGCAGATCgaggagctgaagcagcagcatAGCCAGGTGcaggcccctgctgagccagagcCTAGCCCCCCG GCTCTCCCAGGAGCAGAGCCCCCCATTCTTTCCCAGGATTCCCTGGGAGGGGCCACCATCATTTATGAACAAG GTGTGGCTGGATCGGCAGAGCTAGCCACGCAGACCGCGCTGGATCTCCTGCTGAACATGAGCACTCAGCGAGAGCTGGCCACAGGCTCTCTGCAG GTGGCAGTGGTGAAGCCGGATGACTCAGGAGAAGTGCAGGCATCAGGTGAGTCACAGACAGAGGAGGAGGGGGCAGAGATGGATCActccgagcagcagcagcagcagcagaaggtggTGACGCTGCACATGGCAGAGCCTGGGGAGACGCTGGTGCAGGAGGCTTATGAGGAGGCGACCTTGGGTggctcagagctgcagcagatcACTATCCCCTTTGGTGGGACAACAGAGTACAGCATCATTACCCCCATCAGCGAGGAGATCCAGGCTCCAGGCACACTATACAG TGAGGAGGAAAGCCCTACAGAGACCTCTCATGCAGTCGTGGTGAGCGAAGCTGTGATGACTGAAGCTCTGAAGGACCATAACAATCACTATATCATGTCATCCAGTGTCCCAGGGAATCAGTTCCATCACATTGAG cCTCTCAGTGGAGACACTGCCTTTCCCTCACCAGCAGAGGGCCAGGAGGCACAGGCTGCTGGTGTCAAGTGGCCTTTGGTGCAGTGTGTCACCAGGCAGCTCCAGAAGGATTCATCTTTGTCCCCAGCCTCCGAAGGGCGGGAAATCTCATCCCCAAAGGTCAAGTGGCCTGCACTCCCAGGCATGGCCAAGAAGCTCTCGTGCAAGGTTTCTACAGCCAAGAAGCTCTCATGCAAGATTTCCACAGCCAAAAAGTTTTCATGCAAGATTTGCACAGCCATGTTTACAGGGAGAGCAGAAATGGAGAGTCACAAGAGAGCCCACATTGGGCCCAGCACCTTCAAGTGTCCTGACTGTCCGTTCACTGCAGCTCTCTGGCCAGAGGTTCGG AGCCACATGGTTCAGCATGCCAACCTTCGGCCACACAAGTGCACCCACTGCAGCTTTGCTTCCAAGAACAAGAAAGACCTGCGCAGGCACATGTTAACACACACCAACGAGAAGCCCTTTGCCTGCCAGATCTGTGGGCAGAG GTTCAACCGTAATGGGCACCTCAAGTTCCACATGCAGCGTTTGCACAGCTCGGAGGGGAAGAGGCCTGGGgcacctgcagctgctgcccagcaGACCATCATTCTGAACAGTGACGAGGACACGCTGGCCACCCTGCAGA CGGCTCTGCAGTCTGGTCAGGCGGTGCTCGCTCCCGAGCGCCTGCAGCAGGCTCTGGGACAGGAACACATCATCGTTGCTCAGGAGCAAAGCATCGCAAGCCAG GAGGAGGCTACATACATCCAGGAGATCACAACTGCTGATGGACAGACAGTACAGCACTTAGTGACATCCGACAACCAG GTTCAGTACATCATTGCCCAGGATGGCGTACAGCACTTGCTTCCCCATGAGTATGTTGTTGTCCCAGAGGGACATCACATCCAG GTACAGGATGGCCAGATCACCCACATCCAGTATGAACAGGGCAGCCAGTTTCTCCAGGAGCCACAG ATCCAGTATATGCCTGTCTCACCTGAGCAGCAGCTTGTCACTCAggctcagctggaagcagctgcaCACTCGGCAGTCACAG CAGTGGCTGATGCCGCGATGGCCCAGGCCCAGGGCATGTTCACCGCAGAGGCAACGGCCGAGCAgatccagcagctgcagcaggggatCCACTACGATGTCATCACGCTGGCAGATTAG